One genomic segment of Novisyntrophococcus fermenticellae includes these proteins:
- the eutA gene encoding ethanolamine ammonia-lyase reactivating factor EutA: protein MKEEITSVGIDIGTSTTQLIFSKLTIENRASSYTVPRIGIVEKEVTYRSQIYFTPLLSQSEIDAEGVKKIIQDEYQKAGMKPEDLKTGAVIITGETARKQNANTVLAALSDMAGDFVVATAGPDLESVLSAKGAGADQLSEEHREVVANVDIGGGTSNIAFFQKGVLKGTCCLDIGGRLIKIENGRISYIYPAIRELADRHQIRIQVGDSADQATLYRVCECMAEQLAMALHVAAPDEFHTKMYTNQGASLPETPQIAALTYSGGVADCVYQEKQGDIYQYGDIGVLLGRAVKNNPSLQRLKIYPAAETIRATVVGAGTQTTNVSGSTISYADHKLPIKNIPVLKIPAEEECEPANFQNAVRSRLPLYETDGALEQIAIAFSGKYHTSFLKIQELAGMITESAEEIIKGPYPLILVIENDIAKVLGNAVNIFLEHKKDVICIDGIYAKDGDYIDIGEPVAAGRVVPVVIKTLIFNS, encoded by the coding sequence GTGAAGGAAGAGATTACAAGTGTGGGAATTGATATAGGCACATCTACCACACAATTGATTTTCAGCAAACTCACCATAGAGAACAGAGCAAGCAGCTATACAGTACCGCGGATAGGCATCGTAGAAAAAGAAGTAACCTATAGAAGCCAGATTTATTTTACACCTCTTTTATCTCAGTCAGAGATAGATGCGGAAGGGGTTAAGAAAATCATTCAGGACGAATATCAAAAAGCAGGCATGAAACCGGAGGATCTGAAAACCGGAGCCGTGATTATCACAGGTGAAACAGCCAGAAAACAAAATGCCAATACCGTGTTGGCGGCGTTAAGCGACATGGCTGGGGATTTCGTGGTTGCCACCGCAGGACCGGATCTGGAATCCGTTTTGTCGGCAAAAGGCGCCGGTGCAGACCAGCTGTCAGAGGAGCACAGGGAGGTAGTAGCCAATGTGGATATCGGAGGCGGCACCAGCAATATTGCATTTTTCCAAAAGGGGGTGCTGAAAGGTACCTGCTGCCTGGATATTGGCGGACGCCTGATTAAAATTGAAAATGGAAGAATTTCCTATATCTATCCCGCAATCCGGGAACTGGCGGACAGGCATCAGATCCGGATACAGGTGGGAGACTCCGCTGATCAGGCCACACTATACCGCGTGTGTGAATGTATGGCCGAACAGCTGGCTATGGCTCTTCATGTGGCTGCCCCGGATGAATTCCATACAAAGATGTATACCAATCAGGGGGCTTCGCTTCCTGAAACTCCACAGATTGCGGCCCTCACATATTCAGGGGGTGTTGCGGACTGCGTTTATCAGGAAAAGCAGGGAGATATATACCAATATGGCGATATCGGTGTCCTGCTGGGGCGGGCGGTAAAGAATAATCCGTCCCTGCAGCGGCTTAAGATATATCCGGCAGCGGAAACAATCCGTGCAACGGTAGTTGGAGCCGGAACACAGACAACTAATGTCAGCGGCAGTACGATCAGCTATGCCGACCATAAACTGCCCATAAAAAACATTCCGGTTCTGAAGATTCCCGCGGAGGAGGAATGCGAACCGGCCAATTTCCAAAATGCAGTCCGAAGCAGGCTGCCTCTATATGAGACGGACGGCGCATTGGAGCAGATCGCTATTGCATTTTCCGGCAAGTATCATACAAGCTTTCTGAAAATCCAGGAACTTGCAGGCATGATTACCGAAAGCGCAGAGGAAATTATAAAAGGTCCATATCCGCTTATTCTGGTTATTGAAAATGACATAGCCAAGGTGTTGGGAAATGCGGTCAATATTTTCCTTGAACATAAGAAGGATGTTATCTGCATCGATGGAATTTATGCGAAAGATGGCGATTATATTGACATCGGTGAACCAGTCGCTGCTGGCCGGGTGGTTCCTGTTGTGATAAAAACACTGATTTTCAACTCCTGA